A stretch of Desulfuromonas acetexigens DNA encodes these proteins:
- the gluQRS gene encoding tRNA glutamyl-Q(34) synthetase GluQRS: protein MPPTPPSTTSVGRFAPSPTGPLHFGSLLTAVGSYCLARQAGGLWLLRIEDLDIPRVVPGAADTILHTLDALALHWDGEILYQSRRSARYAEALALLENKGLIYGCACSRKEILASAPHPGEEGPIYPGLCRAGLPPGRRPRAWRLRVPARSVTLFDGVRGRQSQHLAEEVGDFVVRRADGLFAYQLAVVVDDADSGVTQVVRGQDLLTSTPRQIYLQECLGFPHPEYIHLPLALATDGKKICKRHGAVAVQPERGGPLIASALRFLGQPVPAELEQAPAAEVLRWGVAYFDLRLVPKESRPLSDKVPTWPS from the coding sequence ATGCCCCCTACCCCACCTTCCACGACTTCCGTTGGCCGCTTCGCGCCGAGCCCCACCGGCCCCCTTCACTTCGGCTCGCTTCTGACCGCCGTCGGCAGCTACTGCCTGGCCCGCCAGGCGGGGGGACTCTGGCTGTTGCGCATTGAAGACCTGGATATCCCGCGGGTGGTGCCCGGCGCTGCCGACACCATCCTGCATACCCTAGACGCCCTGGCTCTACACTGGGACGGCGAAATCCTCTACCAAAGTCGGCGGTCGGCCCGCTACGCCGAGGCTCTCGCGTTGTTGGAGAACAAAGGCCTGATTTATGGCTGCGCCTGCTCCCGCAAGGAAATCCTGGCCAGCGCACCCCATCCCGGCGAGGAAGGCCCGATCTATCCCGGCCTCTGCCGTGCGGGGCTGCCCCCCGGTCGCCGGCCCCGCGCCTGGCGACTGCGAGTGCCAGCCCGGTCCGTGACGCTGTTCGATGGCGTGCGCGGCCGACAGTCCCAACATCTGGCTGAGGAGGTGGGTGATTTCGTCGTTCGTCGCGCCGACGGACTCTTCGCCTACCAGTTGGCAGTGGTGGTGGATGATGCCGACAGTGGTGTGACCCAGGTGGTACGCGGCCAGGACCTGCTGACCTCGACGCCGCGACAGATCTACCTGCAGGAATGTCTCGGCTTCCCTCACCCTGAGTACATCCACCTGCCCCTGGCCCTGGCCACCGATGGCAAAAAGATCTGTAAACGCCACGGCGCCGTCGCCGTTCAACCAGAAAGAGGGGGGCCACTGATCGCTTCGGCCCTACGCTTTCTCGGCCAACCCGTCCCGGCGGAACTGGAACAGGCGCCCGCTGCGGAAGTGTTGCGCTGGGGGGTGGCGTACTTCGATCTGCGCCTGGTTCCAAAAGAATCTCGGCCCCTTTCGGATAAAGTGCCGACATGGCCCTCTTGA
- the murA gene encoding UDP-N-acetylglucosamine 1-carboxyvinyltransferase, producing MDKLIIKGGRRLTGEVAVSGSKNAALPILFTTILASGRHEIRNVPGLRDINTSIHLLETLGARVEGRSGTIWVDTSGLDQVEATYDLVKTMRASVLVLGPLLARFGRSRVSLPGGCAIGARPIDQHLKGLAAMGADIRLSHGYVEAEAKTLRGARIHFDLSTVGGTEHLLMTAALAKGETVLENAAREPEIAELAEVLNGMGAKIEGAGTDTIRVLGVEQLAPMSHRVMPDRIEAGTFMIAAAITGGDVRIRDMRLEHLDALAFKLQDAGVEVFSRDNAVQVRGPERIRPVNIKTRPYPGFPTDMQAQFMALMCLADGASVISENIFENRFMHVAELLRFGADILIEGNTATVKGVRRLSGAPVMATDLRASASLVLAGLAADNTTEISRIYHLDRGYERIEEKLKGLGADIERVKE from the coding sequence TTGGACAAACTGATCATCAAGGGGGGACGCAGACTGACCGGAGAGGTAGCGGTAAGCGGCTCGAAAAATGCCGCGCTGCCGATCCTCTTCACCACCATCCTTGCCTCCGGGCGGCATGAAATCCGCAACGTTCCGGGACTGCGCGACATCAACACCAGCATCCACCTGCTCGAAACCCTCGGAGCCCGAGTGGAGGGACGCAGCGGTACGATTTGGGTCGATACGTCCGGCCTCGATCAGGTCGAAGCGACTTATGATCTGGTCAAGACGATGCGCGCCTCGGTCCTGGTTCTCGGGCCCTTGCTCGCCCGTTTCGGCCGCTCGCGGGTTTCCCTTCCCGGTGGCTGTGCCATCGGCGCCCGGCCGATCGACCAGCACCTCAAGGGGCTGGCGGCGATGGGGGCGGATATCCGCCTCTCCCACGGCTATGTCGAAGCCGAGGCCAAGACCCTGCGCGGGGCGCGCATCCATTTCGACCTTTCCACGGTCGGCGGCACCGAGCATCTGCTGATGACTGCGGCGCTGGCCAAGGGCGAAACGGTTCTGGAGAACGCCGCCCGCGAACCGGAGATCGCCGAACTGGCGGAAGTGCTCAACGGCATGGGCGCCAAGATCGAGGGGGCCGGAACCGATACCATCCGCGTTCTCGGTGTGGAGCAACTCGCGCCGATGAGTCACCGGGTCATGCCGGACCGCATCGAGGCCGGCACCTTTATGATCGCCGCGGCGATCACCGGGGGAGACGTGCGCATCCGCGACATGCGCCTGGAACATCTCGACGCCCTGGCCTTCAAGCTGCAGGACGCCGGCGTCGAGGTCTTCAGCCGCGACAACGCGGTGCAGGTGCGCGGCCCGGAGCGGATCCGGCCGGTCAACATCAAGACCCGCCCCTACCCCGGCTTTCCCACCGACATGCAGGCCCAGTTCATGGCCCTGATGTGCCTGGCCGACGGGGCCAGCGTCATCAGCGAAAACATTTTCGAGAACCGCTTCATGCACGTGGCCGAACTGCTCCGCTTCGGCGCCGATATCCTCATCGAGGGAAATACGGCGACGGTCAAGGGGGTCCGCCGGCTCTCCGGCGCGCCGGTCATGGCCACCGATCTGCGGGCCAGCGCCTCGCTGGTGCTGGCCGGGCTGGCCGCCGACAACACCACGGAAATCTCCCGCATCTATCACCTCGACCGGGGCTACGAGCGCATCGAAGAGAAGCTCAAGGGTCTGGGTGCGGATATCGAGCGGGTCAAGGAATAA
- a CDS encoding DUF2061 domain-containing protein — MESTRRSIAKAVSYRIIGTLTTAGVVFVAIGRLDLAATVGVLDTFFKIFVYVGHERMWNRIPYGRETKQPEYFI, encoded by the coding sequence ATGGAATCGACCCGCCGCAGTATCGCCAAAGCTGTCTCCTATCGCATCATCGGCACCCTGACCACCGCCGGCGTGGTCTTCGTCGCTATCGGGCGCCTCGATCTCGCGGCGACGGTCGGCGTCCTCGACACATTCTTCAAAATCTTCGTTTATGTCGGTCACGAACGGATGTGGAACCGCATCCCCTATGGGCGGGAAACGAAACAGCCGGAATATTTCATCTGA
- the rpmE gene encoding 50S ribosomal protein L31, translated as MKEGIHPKYETVTVKCHCGTTFETRSTKKGGEIVTEICSQCHPFFTGKQKLIDTAGRIERFRKKYSQDK; from the coding sequence ATGAAAGAAGGCATCCACCCCAAATACGAAACCGTCACGGTCAAGTGTCATTGCGGCACTACCTTTGAAACCCGCTCGACCAAGAAGGGTGGGGAGATCGTCACCGAGATCTGCTCTCAGTGCCACCCCTTCTTCACCGGCAAACAGAAGCTTATCGACACCGCCGGCCGCATCGAGCGCTTCCGCAAGAAATACAGCCAGGATAAATAA
- the hisG gene encoding ATP phosphoribosyltransferase, with translation MSDYITFALPKGRIMQDSMELFARIGITCPEMEKESRKLVFENPESKFRFMAVRATDVPTYVEYGCADIGVVGKDTLMEQGKDLYEPLDLKFGYCRMVVAEPKALRKEDDPANWSNIRVATKYPNVTERYFAAKGIQVELIKLYGSIELAPLVGLSERIVDLVSTGVTLRENGMVEVETIAEITTRLIVNRASLKTKHQRITKIIEDLEQIIGDEVRLSK, from the coding sequence ATGAGCGATTACATTACCTTCGCCCTGCCCAAAGGGCGGATCATGCAGGACTCGATGGAGCTTTTCGCCAGGATCGGCATCACCTGCCCGGAAATGGAGAAGGAGAGCCGCAAGCTCGTTTTCGAGAATCCGGAGAGCAAATTCCGCTTCATGGCGGTGCGGGCCACCGACGTACCGACCTACGTGGAATACGGCTGCGCCGACATCGGCGTGGTCGGCAAGGATACCCTGATGGAACAGGGCAAGGATCTCTACGAACCCCTCGACCTCAAATTCGGCTATTGCCGGATGGTGGTGGCCGAGCCCAAGGCGCTGCGCAAGGAGGATGACCCGGCCAACTGGTCGAACATCCGGGTGGCGACCAAATACCCCAACGTCACCGAGCGCTATTTCGCCGCCAAGGGGATTCAGGTCGAACTGATCAAACTCTACGGTTCCATCGAACTGGCGCCTCTGGTCGGCCTTTCCGAGCGCATCGTCGACCTGGTTTCCACCGGCGTCACCCTGCGGGAAAACGGCATGGTCGAGGTCGAGACCATCGCCGAAATCACCACCCGCCTGATCGTCAACCGGGCCAGCCTCAAGACCAAGCACCAGCGCATCACCAAAATCATCGAAGATCTGGAACAGATCATCGGCGACGAAGTGCGCTTGTCGAAATAA
- the rho gene encoding transcription termination factor Rho: MNLKELKEKKATEVAGIAKDLKIEGAAGMRKQDLIFAILNATAEKNGAIFGEGVLEILPDGFGFLRAPDANYLPGPDDIYVSPSQIRRFNLRTGDTVSGQIRPPKEGERYFALLKVSEVNFENPAVAREKTLFDNLTPLYPEERLRLETTTENLPMRVVDLATPIGKGQRGLIVAPPRTGKTMLLQNIANSITTNHPEVYLIVLLIDERPEEVTDMQRSVQGEVISSTFDEPATRHVQVAEMVIEKAKRLVEHKRDVVILLDSITRLARAYNTVVPPSGKILSGGVDSNALHKPKRFFGAARNIEEGGSLTIIATALVDTGSKMDEVIFEEFKGTGNMELVLDRRLVDKRTFPAIDINKSGTRREELLVDRTSLQRTWLLRKVLTSMNVVDSMEFILEKLGETKSNQEFLDSMNQ; encoded by the coding sequence ATGAACCTGAAGGAACTGAAAGAGAAAAAAGCCACGGAAGTGGCCGGCATCGCCAAGGATCTGAAGATCGAAGGCGCGGCGGGGATGCGGAAGCAGGACCTGATCTTCGCCATTCTCAATGCCACGGCGGAAAAGAACGGCGCCATCTTCGGCGAGGGGGTGCTGGAAATTCTCCCCGACGGTTTCGGCTTTTTACGGGCGCCGGATGCCAACTACCTGCCGGGCCCCGACGACATCTACGTCTCCCCCTCGCAGATCCGCCGCTTCAACCTGCGCACCGGCGACACGGTTTCGGGGCAGATCCGCCCGCCCAAGGAGGGGGAGCGCTACTTCGCCCTGCTCAAGGTTTCCGAGGTCAATTTTGAAAATCCGGCGGTCGCCCGGGAAAAGACCCTCTTCGACAACCTGACTCCGCTCTACCCGGAAGAGCGCTTGCGGCTGGAAACGACGACGGAAAACCTGCCGATGCGCGTCGTCGACCTTGCCACCCCCATCGGCAAGGGGCAGCGCGGCCTGATCGTGGCGCCGCCGCGCACCGGCAAGACGATGCTCTTGCAGAACATCGCCAACTCCATCACCACCAATCATCCGGAAGTCTACCTGATCGTTCTCCTCATCGACGAGCGTCCGGAGGAAGTCACCGACATGCAGCGCAGCGTCCAGGGGGAAGTCATCTCCTCGACCTTCGACGAACCGGCGACCCGCCACGTCCAGGTGGCGGAGATGGTCATCGAGAAGGCCAAACGCCTGGTCGAACATAAACGCGACGTCGTTATCCTCCTTGATTCCATCACCCGCCTGGCCCGCGCCTACAATACGGTCGTTCCCCCGTCCGGCAAGATCCTTTCCGGTGGTGTCGACTCCAACGCCCTGCACAAACCGAAGCGCTTCTTCGGTGCCGCCCGCAATATCGAGGAGGGGGGTAGCTTGACCATCATCGCCACCGCCCTGGTCGATACCGGCAGCAAGATGGATGAGGTCATTTTCGAGGAATTCAAAGGGACCGGCAACATGGAACTGGTTCTCGACCGGCGCCTGGTCGACAAACGCACCTTCCCGGCCATCGACATCAACAAGTCGGGCACCCGCCGCGAGGAACTGCTGGTTGACCGCACCAGCCTCCAGCGCACCTGGCTGCTGCGCAAGGTGCTGACCTCTATGAATGTGGTGGATAGCATGGAATTTATTTTGGAAAAGCTCGGCGAAACCAAGAGCAACCAGGAATTCCTCGACTCCATGAACCAGTAG
- the prmC gene encoding peptide chain release factor N(5)-glutamine methyltransferase, translating into MAETWTVLKVLRWTADYFREKGIESGRRDAEVLLADTLGLDRVGLYLHFDRPLSADELAAYRRLVARRAQREPLQYILGETEFWSLPLRVTPEVLIPRADTEVLVEEALKKVTGAVGILDVGTGSGAIAIALAHELPEARVEAVDISPAALVLAEENSGRNGVTERIHFRRADLYQLQGGPYDLVVANPPYIPATDMDELMPEVRDHEPHLALRGGDADGLAAYRTLATAAASLLVPGGWLLVEVGIGQAEAVQRLFAEAGLDDCYLRDDYAGIPRVVGGRKS; encoded by the coding sequence TTGGCCGAAACCTGGACGGTCCTCAAGGTTCTGCGCTGGACCGCCGACTACTTCCGGGAGAAGGGGATCGAGAGCGGCCGCCGCGACGCCGAGGTGCTCCTTGCGGACACCCTTGGGCTTGATCGGGTCGGGCTCTATCTCCATTTTGACCGCCCCCTTTCCGCCGACGAACTGGCGGCCTACCGCCGGCTGGTGGCGCGGCGCGCCCAACGGGAGCCGCTTCAGTATATTCTCGGCGAGACCGAGTTCTGGTCCCTGCCCCTGCGGGTCACGCCCGAGGTATTGATTCCCCGGGCCGACACCGAAGTGCTGGTGGAAGAGGCATTGAAGAAAGTGACAGGGGCCGTCGGCATCCTCGACGTCGGCACCGGCAGCGGCGCTATTGCCATCGCCCTGGCCCATGAACTGCCCGAGGCCCGGGTCGAAGCGGTGGATATTTCCCCGGCGGCCCTGGTCCTGGCCGAGGAAAACTCCGGGCGGAACGGGGTGACCGAACGCATACACTTCCGCCGGGCTGACCTTTACCAGCTACAAGGTGGGCCTTACGATCTGGTGGTCGCCAATCCGCCTTACATCCCGGCGACGGATATGGACGAACTGATGCCCGAAGTGCGGGATCACGAACCTCACCTCGCCCTGCGCGGCGGCGATGCCGACGGCCTGGCCGCCTACCGGACACTGGCAACGGCCGCAGCCAGCCTGCTCGTCCCCGGCGGCTGGCTGCTGGTCGAGGTCGGTATCGGTCAGGCCGAAGCGGTGCAACGACTTTTTGCCGAAGCGGGACTGGACGACTGTTATCTGCGCGACGATTACGCCGGGATCCCCCGGGTGGTCGGTGGTCGGAAATCGTAG
- the thyX gene encoding FAD-dependent thymidylate synthase, protein MLVQLLTHTPEPEKVVAAAARLCYSASTIDRLLEQGPKERETFLAKILSLGHLSVLEHVAFTFGIEGISRACSHQLVRHRIASYSQQSQRYVSLKDRLEAVIPATIAEQPELAKRFQGLLDEAQRVYGELLDAGIPAEDARFVLPNAAETKLVMTMNARELLHFFSLRCCRRAQWEIRALAVEMLLAARRAAPALFVDAGPGCLRGACPEGAMTCGAATAVRREFQNLS, encoded by the coding sequence TTGCTGGTTCAGTTGCTGACTCACACCCCCGAACCCGAAAAGGTGGTGGCCGCCGCCGCCCGGCTCTGCTATTCCGCATCCACCATTGACCGTTTGCTGGAGCAGGGCCCGAAAGAGCGCGAGACCTTCCTCGCCAAGATCCTCTCCCTGGGGCACCTCTCCGTCCTGGAGCATGTCGCCTTCACCTTCGGCATCGAGGGGATCAGCCGCGCCTGCTCCCACCAGCTGGTTCGCCACCGCATCGCCTCCTACTCCCAGCAGAGCCAGCGCTACGTCTCCCTCAAGGACCGCCTGGAGGCCGTCATTCCCGCGACGATCGCCGAGCAGCCCGAGCTGGCAAAGCGTTTTCAGGGACTGCTCGATGAAGCGCAGCGCGTCTATGGCGAGCTGCTCGACGCCGGCATTCCCGCCGAGGATGCCCGCTTCGTGCTCCCCAACGCCGCCGAAACGAAACTGGTCATGACCATGAACGCCCGGGAACTGCTGCATTTTTTCAGTCTGCGCTGCTGTCGCCGGGCGCAGTGGGAGATCCGCGCCCTGGCCGTGGAGATGTTGCTCGCGGCGCGGCGGGCGGCGCCGGCGCTCTTCGTCGATGCCGGCCCCGGCTGTCTGCGCGGCGCCTGTCCGGAAGGCGCCATGACCTGCGGCGCGGCCACGGCGGTCCGCCGGGAATTCCAGAATTTATCGTAG
- a CDS encoding phosphoadenylyl-sulfate reductase codes for MKQTTPIQGALDILAAGLDRAGGKVALACSFSVEDVAAIDLLQQVATETPVFAIDTGRLDEETYEVAEAVRKRYGLNIAWYFPERSAVEQLERDKGLFSFRDSLENRRECCGIRKVEPLRRALAGLSGWITGLRREQSVTRDALQAIEVDPVNGGLLKINPLLDWSEAQLWDYAKTRRLPVNRLHQQGYSSIGCAPCTRAVQPGEGTRAGRWWWENPEHKECGLHRR; via the coding sequence ATGAAGCAAACCACGCCGATCCAAGGAGCCCTGGACATCCTCGCCGCCGGCCTCGACCGCGCCGGCGGCAAAGTGGCCTTGGCCTGTTCTTTCAGCGTCGAGGACGTGGCGGCCATCGACCTGCTGCAGCAGGTGGCTACGGAAACCCCGGTCTTCGCCATCGACACCGGCCGCCTCGACGAAGAGACCTACGAGGTCGCCGAAGCAGTGCGCAAGCGCTACGGTCTGAATATCGCCTGGTACTTTCCCGAGCGGTCCGCCGTGGAACAGCTGGAGCGGGACAAGGGGCTCTTCTCCTTCCGCGACAGTCTGGAGAACCGCCGGGAGTGCTGCGGCATCCGCAAGGTCGAGCCGCTGCGTCGGGCGCTGGCCGGGCTCTCCGGCTGGATCACCGGGTTGCGCCGGGAACAGAGCGTCACCCGCGACGCCTTGCAGGCCATCGAGGTCGACCCGGTGAACGGCGGCCTGCTCAAGATCAACCCGCTCCTCGACTGGAGCGAGGCGCAGCTCTGGGATTACGCCAAGACCCGACGCCTGCCGGTCAACCGCCTGCACCAGCAGGGTTATTCCTCCATCGGCTGCGCCCCCTGCACCCGCGCCGTGCAGCCGGGCGAAGGGACCCGCGCCGGACGCTGGTGGTGGGAAAATCCCGAGCATAAGGAGTGCGGGCTGCATCGACGATAG
- the prfA gene encoding peptide chain release factor 1, with protein sequence MFTKLEEVVDRFREIEGLMSDPTLMANQEKFRALTKEHADLAEVVEAYGQYCKVCEEIEGNRELLKENDDELRAMAKAELPDLEARKEELAQQLKILLLPKDPNDGRNIILEVRAGTGGDEAALFAGDLFRMYSRYAEVRRWRVEIMSSTESEAGGVKEIIALISGDRVYSRLKFESGTHRVQRVPETEAQGRIHTSACTVAVLPEADDVDVDINPTDLRIDVYRASGAGGQHVNKTESAVRITHLPTGVVVSCQDEKSQHKNKAKAMKVLQSKILDARVAEQQAAQAADRKSQVGSGDRSERIRTYNFPQGRCTDHRIGLTLYKLDAIMQGDLDEVIDALTTHSQAETMSGREN encoded by the coding sequence ATGTTTACCAAACTCGAAGAAGTCGTTGACCGGTTTCGTGAGATCGAAGGGTTGATGTCCGACCCCACGCTGATGGCCAACCAGGAGAAGTTCCGGGCTCTGACCAAGGAGCACGCCGATCTTGCCGAGGTGGTCGAAGCCTATGGTCAGTACTGCAAAGTCTGTGAGGAGATCGAAGGCAACCGCGAACTGCTCAAGGAGAATGACGACGAACTGCGTGCCATGGCCAAGGCCGAACTCCCTGACCTCGAAGCGCGCAAGGAGGAACTGGCCCAACAGCTCAAGATACTGCTGTTGCCCAAGGACCCCAACGACGGCAGGAATATCATCCTCGAAGTCCGCGCCGGCACCGGCGGCGACGAGGCGGCCCTCTTTGCCGGCGACCTCTTCCGCATGTACAGCCGCTACGCCGAAGTGCGCCGCTGGCGGGTGGAGATCATGAGCTCCACCGAATCGGAAGCCGGGGGCGTCAAGGAAATCATCGCCCTGATCAGCGGCGACCGGGTCTACTCGCGGCTCAAGTTCGAGAGCGGCACCCATCGAGTGCAGCGGGTCCCCGAAACCGAGGCGCAGGGGCGGATCCACACCTCGGCCTGCACCGTGGCCGTACTGCCCGAGGCCGACGACGTTGACGTCGACATCAACCCCACCGACCTGCGCATCGATGTCTACCGCGCCTCCGGCGCCGGGGGGCAGCACGTCAACAAAACCGAATCGGCGGTACGCATCACCCACCTGCCGACGGGCGTGGTCGTCTCCTGCCAGGACGAAAAGTCCCAGCACAAGAACAAGGCCAAGGCGATGAAGGTCTTGCAGTCGAAGATTCTCGATGCCCGGGTCGCCGAACAGCAGGCCGCTCAAGCCGCCGACCGCAAGAGCCAGGTCGGCAGCGGCGACCGCAGCGAGCGCATCCGTACCTATAATTTCCCCCAGGGGCGCTGCACCGACCACCGCATCGGCCTGACCCTCTACAAGCTCGACGCCATCATGCAGGGGGATCTGGACGAGGTCATCGACGCCCTGACCACCCACAGCCAGGCGGAAACCATGAGCGGGCGGGAGAACTAG
- a CDS encoding MFS transporter has product MALLTPDSPSPSRKWQIFAILAGFYVVAYFYRVSAAVIAQDLQQDLGLTTEQLGNVSSALFYAFAFTQLPLGPILDRYGPRRVIFTLGLITAIGAVLLAGAQGYAGALAGRALIGLGTACVLMGSLKTYTAWFEPRQFATLAGAQIALGNFGNLLATSPLSWAASNFGWRSTFMAVAFLTTCFALAVLVIVRDTPDPSGATVRAPLLAGWGTLVRTPSFWLLGLLAFFWYGGYMAVQGLWGAPYLIRELGQTPSEAARLLLFTAVGFIIGCPLAGRLSDRLLASRKKVLLAGQLGLLALLSLFLGPLARFPEALLPYVFFLFGLCVSTGPILYAQTKELFPGPLAATAMTSINFFVVIGAALTQQVMGYIMRDQGGDFHRAFAFPTLGLSLAWLGYLFCRDTRPR; this is encoded by the coding sequence ATGGCCCTCTTGACCCCGGACAGCCCCTCACCTTCGCGCAAATGGCAGATTTTCGCTATCCTGGCGGGATTTTACGTCGTTGCTTACTTCTACCGGGTCTCGGCGGCGGTCATCGCCCAGGATCTGCAACAGGATCTCGGCCTCACCACCGAACAGCTCGGCAATGTCTCCTCGGCCCTTTTCTACGCCTTCGCCTTCACCCAGCTGCCCCTCGGCCCCATCCTCGACCGCTACGGTCCCCGGCGCGTGATCTTCACCCTCGGGCTGATCACCGCTATCGGCGCCGTCCTGCTGGCGGGAGCCCAGGGCTATGCCGGAGCGCTGGCCGGTCGGGCCCTGATCGGCCTGGGGACCGCCTGCGTGCTGATGGGTTCGCTGAAAACCTACACCGCCTGGTTCGAACCGCGCCAGTTCGCTACCCTTGCCGGAGCGCAGATCGCCCTCGGCAATTTTGGCAACCTGCTGGCGACCTCCCCTCTTTCCTGGGCCGCTTCCAACTTCGGCTGGCGTTCGACCTTCATGGCGGTCGCCTTCTTGACGACCTGTTTCGCTCTGGCGGTACTGGTCATCGTTCGTGACACCCCCGACCCAAGCGGCGCTACCGTCCGCGCACCGCTCCTCGCCGGCTGGGGAACCCTGGTACGCACCCCCTCTTTCTGGCTGCTGGGCCTGCTCGCTTTCTTCTGGTACGGCGGCTACATGGCGGTGCAGGGGCTGTGGGGCGCGCCCTATCTGATCCGGGAACTCGGGCAGACCCCAAGTGAGGCCGCCCGTCTGCTCCTTTTCACCGCCGTCGGCTTCATTATCGGCTGCCCTCTCGCCGGGCGACTCTCCGACCGCCTGCTCGCCTCGCGCAAGAAGGTGCTGCTGGCCGGGCAACTGGGCCTGCTGGCGCTGTTGAGCCTCTTCCTCGGCCCCCTGGCCCGGTTTCCGGAGGCCCTCCTCCCTTACGTCTTTTTCCTCTTTGGCCTGTGCGTTTCGACCGGCCCGATTCTCTACGCCCAGACCAAGGAACTCTTCCCCGGCCCCCTGGCGGCGACGGCCATGACCTCAATAAATTTTTTCGTGGTGATCGGCGCGGCGTTGACCCAACAGGTGATGGGATATATCATGCGGGACCAGGGGGGGGATTTCCACCGCGCCTTCGCCTTCCCCACCCTGGGGCTGTCCCTGGCCTGGCTGGGCTACCTCTTCTGCCGGGACACCCGCCCACGCTAG
- the cysD gene encoding sulfate adenylyltransferase subunit CysD: MPQPLTHLKQLEAESIHILREVAAEFANPVMLYSIGKDSAVMLHLARKAFYPGKIPFPLLHVDTTWKFEEMIAFRDEMAATGDFELLIHVNQEGVRQGIGPFSHGSAVHTDVMKTEGLKQALDQGKFDAAFGGARRDEEKSRAKERIFSFRDENHRWDPKNQRPELWNLYNARVRPGESIRAFPLSNWTELDVWQYIYLERIPIVPLYFAKPRPVVKRDGMLILVDDDRLKLRPGEKVEVRSVRFRTLGCYPLTGAVESTAATLPEIIQEMLLTRTSERQGRLIDHDSSGSMEKKKQEGYF; encoded by the coding sequence ATGCCCCAGCCCCTAACCCACCTCAAGCAGCTTGAAGCCGAAAGCATCCACATCCTCCGCGAGGTCGCGGCCGAATTCGCCAACCCGGTGATGCTCTACTCCATCGGCAAGGATTCCGCGGTCATGCTGCATCTGGCGCGCAAGGCTTTTTATCCGGGGAAGATCCCCTTTCCCTTGCTGCATGTGGACACCACCTGGAAATTCGAGGAGATGATCGCCTTCCGCGACGAGATGGCGGCGACGGGGGACTTCGAGCTGCTCATCCACGTCAATCAGGAAGGGGTGCGACAGGGGATCGGACCGTTTTCCCACGGCAGCGCGGTGCACACCGACGTCATGAAGACCGAGGGCCTCAAGCAGGCCCTGGATCAGGGCAAGTTCGACGCGGCCTTCGGCGGGGCGCGTCGGGACGAGGAGAAATCCCGGGCCAAGGAACGGATCTTTTCCTTTCGCGACGAGAATCATCGCTGGGATCCGAAAAACCAGCGCCCGGAGCTGTGGAACCTGTACAACGCCCGGGTCCGCCCCGGCGAAAGCATTCGCGCCTTCCCCCTGTCCAACTGGACCGAACTCGACGTCTGGCAGTACATCTACCTCGAACGGATCCCCATCGTCCCCCTCTACTTTGCCAAACCGCGCCCGGTGGTGAAGCGGGACGGGATGCTGATCCTGGTCGACGACGACCGGCTCAAGCTGCGCCCGGGGGAAAAGGTCGAGGTCAGGTCGGTGCGCTTCCGCACCCTCGGCTGCTATCCCTTAACCGGCGCGGTGGAATCGACGGCGGCGACGTTGCCGGAGATCATCCAGGAGATGCTGCTGACCCGCACCTCGGAACGCCAGGGGCGGCTGATCGATCACGACTCCAGCGGCTCGATGGAAAAGAAGAAACAGGAGGGATATTTCTGA
- a CDS encoding RrF2 family transcriptional regulator has product MIITRATEYAIRALLYLARQPRGEIVYKKDICSHQNITPAFLTKILQPLIKEGIVGSQRGVGGGFYLRKDPAEVTLFDVVVAQEGPLYLNECLSDGDLCRRTLFCPVHGAWKEVRDEMTAILKRYNFAQLARQEMCNLEDLKK; this is encoded by the coding sequence GTGATCATTACCCGCGCTACGGAATACGCCATTCGTGCCCTGCTCTATCTGGCTCGCCAGCCACGCGGGGAAATCGTCTACAAAAAGGATATTTGCAGCCACCAGAACATCACCCCCGCCTTTCTCACCAAGATTCTGCAGCCCCTCATCAAGGAGGGGATCGTCGGGTCGCAGCGGGGGGTGGGCGGCGGTTTTTATTTGCGCAAGGATCCCGCCGAAGTGACGCTCTTCGATGTGGTGGTCGCCCAGGAGGGTCCGCTCTATCTCAACGAATGCCTCTCCGACGGCGACCTCTGCCGGCGTACCCTCTTCTGCCCGGTGCACGGCGCCTGGAAAGAGGTGCGGGATGAGATGACGGCGATTCTCAAGCGCTACAACTTCGCCCAATTGGCCCGGCAGGAAATGTGCAATCTGGAAGATCTGAAAAAATAG